The Aspergillus luchuensis IFO 4308 DNA, chromosome 6, nearly complete sequence genome segment CCGGAGCTTCCCGTGCAGTTGCCGCCGGAAATCGAGCCCACGAGCCCGAAAGACCATTTGGATATGTTCAAGGGACTTGATGCGGAGAGTAGCCTGGTCGCTGAGCTCCGGCAACGCCCGCAGACGGCTCCTTTCTCAGTCCCAGGCTATGCTCCTCACATCCTACCACCAGAGTATGCTGGCTCCAGCACCTCGTCTTCCCGCCTGGCAGTGCCTGTGCCTCCTATACCATCTACGGTCAGCAAGTCCAGCAGCGTCCGCAGTGCCCGCAGTTCCAGTACGGTCTCCACCAGTACTCGGGCTAGTGCGCGGAGTACGTACGGAACAGCCTCATCGACGCTGCGCGGCTTTCTCAGTGGCAGCGCCTCGAAAGAGCgcaagaagctggagaagatgagatcGGGCGCTGTGTGTGTTTCAACAGACCGACCTCCTAAGCTGGAGTGGGCGCCTCCTCCCCTTGACCTGGGGAAGTTCGAGTGAAGCCCCGCTAAGGAGCCGTTCGTTCTTCGCTCAAACATGATTAATGAATCAAATCACGATACCTCGCAAGCCCATTTTCGCTAGTCGAAAATATGCCTCGTGTTTTAGGCCGTCACCGTTCGGCTCTCCATCTACCATCTACATCCatccctttcctcttttcgtttccctccatctccttacCGAAGCACCGATTCCCCACGCAGTGGACGACGCCGGTATTCATTCCTCTCCTGCCTCTCAGAAAGGGCATCGATCCTTGACCATCCGTTGTTTCCTTTACCTCTTCTCTTacctctcctctttctctctcggTTCTGTGTCCTGTCTCGCCAGCTGGTACTCGGAATCCTGGCGTGTCCACCGGACACTTACCACCCCTTTCATGTCCCTCTCTCATCTCCGATTTTCCTTCTATCATGTGTTAGCCTCAAGGGGCAGTTGCCCCAGGAAAAGCAAGAGCACTTGGTTTCGCATCTTGCTGTTTGGCGCAAGGGCTAGGTGGCGTTCCTTTAAGTTTCCTTTTCGAGAACCCTGGGTTTTGATGGTGCTTTGCAGATCTATcgcctttttattttcttttcgttgaAGCCCATTGATGCCCTAATTGTTAATGTCATAGAGAATATTCTCCGTCATGGAGAGGATTGACCCGCAGGGGGGACAAAGACCATGTGACCCATGAATGAGTGGCCTGTAATtgattgtttcttttctttggtCGGGTCAGCACAGTCGGTGTATTGTTGATATGATGTGTAGAGAGCAACCATCTGTGAATACATgtgtatactacttactacaatGGGATGATATCTCGGTTGTTTTTACACTTGATGTCCTTTCTATTTTTCGTATCGTATGCCTAATTTTTACTACATCTATATTCTACGATTCACTAAGAACCACTATCGACTAGCTACCGACAGACTTACAATATCACCGACGTCTACGATAATAAATCGAAGAAGAGAGCACAGACAATTCAGAAGAAACAACACCCAGCAGGCTACAATGACATTGGTTGCAGCCGAGGTGTGAAAGGAGAATATTTGAGATCATTAtagtatacatacatataagGTGTAAGGGAGCATGAGGTATCTATAGAGAGTATTGATGAGGTGAAGAGTAGGTATCAAAAAGAGAGGCGGAGCAGCAGATTAGATcgattgactgattgatttagataaataaaaatgcCTTCTCGCGCCGCGAGTGGATCATATCCATCAATGAATCAATCCATCAGTCCATCAATCCACCGTTCCGCCTAGCCGAAAACAGCAGGAGACAGAGGAAAGAGGGTAGTAGACAAAGCTTAATCGCGCAAAACGAccagcttctcctgctcATCCAACTTATTCTGCTCCTTGCGGTACTTGCGACCTTTCTTGGCGTATTCGCGGAGACGGCGAATGTACGTATTGGCCGCAACATCAGTTTCGTCCTCGCCGCGGCCGGAGAGAGCCTTCCGGCGACGTTCCTGGCACGCGTTGTAGAGTTTCCAGCACTTGTTACTGTCGAGGTGGTTCAATTCGTAGTCCACGGACCACTTGTTAGGGGATTGGAACTGGATCGGGCGGTCCACGTATTCGCCATCCACGATGTTGCGGACGGTGAGGGCAAAGCCCATGATTTCTTTGCTTGGGGTCGTCTCGGCTTCGTCTTGGGAGGTCTCGGACTTGGTCGTGGCGGTGTCTTCGGCCAGGTCATCTGCGGGGCTGGAGGACTCGAAGTAGGCGGGGATGTCTTCGGtgtcgttggtggtggtggttgtgtcgtcgtcttcatcggcGCGACCGGGGAGATCGAGTACGCGGCGCTGGTAGGCGTCGATTTCGGCTTGGTTCTTCGTTTGGATTGCGTGGATTTCCTCGTCGGTGACGGGCTCGGCGAAGATGTACATGTACGGGGGTCCGGCCGTGGAGTCACGGGTTTCGAAGTGGAAGCGGAGAGATTGTTTGGGGAATCGGGCCGTGACCTTGTTGAGGACCTTGTTCCAGAGCTGTAGACTCAGGAGGAACTCCCGGTCTCCCAGAGTGGTGTCGTATTGGCCGTGCAATGCCATGTCTAGTTCGGGCAAGCTGAGATACTGGAAACCGAAGATGCGCTCGATGTTGTGGAAGGCCACGAAGATGCCGTCCATGCGGCCGATGCGCACCTGGAGAGAGTACTTGAGGAGCGCGGCCCGGATCATGTCGTAGTACTCGCGCTCATATGACTCGTATGTGCCGTGGGCTTTCCGGATCTCGTAGCCTAGGCCATGCTCGAAGTTCTTGGCGTCCATGCGGATGGAGGCCACCGCCCGGGTCTTCAGATCGAACATGCCGGTGCCGGGGAGCCGCGGGTCGTAGGCATCCAGCTGTGAACGCATCAGGAAATCACCGTAGGTCGAGTAGTGGTAGGCTTCGGGCACTGcctgctcctcttcggcgGAGATCTTGTTGGAGCTGGATCGTCGATAGCGCTCGAATTCCTCCTTTGGCATAGTCAAGAGCTTCTCCATCGATTTACCCAGGTTCATGAGAATGTTGGCCGTATCATGCTCCTTATCGGCATCGATGGCATAGACGCCGTTCTGGTAGCGCAGGAACATGGCCGAGGGAGCTCGCAAGAGTCGCGTGAAGGTCCGCAGCCTTTCCTGAAAGCCCCGGGACACTTGTTGGATGTTGACCTCTCTCCAGTAGGACAGAAGGTAGTGGAAGTGCGACAATACGGATGTCAtactggaagaggagccaatatacttcttcttttccttctgcGCCAGGCCCCGTAACTGCTCGtccttggaggaggtgatgtATTCCTTCAACGCTTCGAAGTCGAATTCGGTGACAGGCATAATGGACCCAAGGTATGGATCGAAATTGTAGACGCGCGATCGCGGATCCCGAAGATGGTAGACTCCCGGGCTGTGTGGGACAGTAGCTGTCAGCTCCGCTTGTTCTCGATTGTTTCTTGGGTATGAGGAAGCAACTTACTTGAACAGCACTCTGTCCAGGCCATAGGCCAGTTGCGGGACTTCGGGGGTCTCGACATCCAGGGCTTTGCGCTAGTTAGTGATCTAGTAGGAGATTTCACAAGTCGCTTGAGAAAGACGCACCTTTCACGGAGTCGCGGTCTGCATTGATCTTTCCGGTGTCCTTTCCGGTGATCGGAACAGGAAGCTGTAGTTTGGTAGACTGTTTGTTGGCCTAGCATGGGAGTTAGACTCTGGCTAGACCAAGTGGGAAGGTAAATTTGACTGACCGATACCTGCGGTTTGGGAGATGTCGAGGAGTCAGGAGCAGTCTTCTGCTGCGCGCGAGCTTTTTggtccttcttgtccttcggCTCCggttgcttcttctcctccttcgcagTCTCGGTGTCGGCTGCTTGGTTTGCAGGGTCCATCTTGCGCATTTTCATCGCTTCTTGCTTGGCGGCCTTTCGGACCGCTTTCTTGTCCGCATTCTGTGGTGACTTGGGATTTTGCGTCCGAAGGGACTTTTTCACATGGGCGGGTGTCCTTCTATCCGGGAGGTTCT includes the following:
- a CDS encoding uncharacterized protein (BUSCO:EOG09260JDM;~COG:S;~EggNog:ENOG410PIII;~InterPro:IPR013943;~PFAM:PF08634;~go_component: GO:0005739 - mitochondrion [Evidence IEA];~go_process: GO:0000959 - mitochondrial RNA metabolic process [Evidence IEA]), encoding MYRATLRSVSDPLREHVCLSCLARGLEAQPWARRFHTAPRLRSQATETSSTVAIEEQLKALEKNLPDRRTPAHVKKSLRTQNPKSPQNADKKAVRKAAKQEAMKMRKMDPANQAADTETAKEEKKQPEPKDKKDQKARAQQKTAPDSSTSPKPQVSANKQSTKLQLPVPITGKDTGKINADRDSVKALDVETPEVPQLAYGLDRVLFNPGVYHLRDPRSRVYNFDPYLGSIMPVTEFDFEALKEYITSSKDEQLRGLAQKEKKKYIGSSSSMTSVLSHFHYLLSYWREVNIQQVSRGFQERLRTFTRLLRAPSAMFLRYQNGVYAIDADKEHDTANILMNLGKSMEKLLTMPKEEFERYRRSSSNKISAEEEQAVPEAYHYSTYGDFLMRSQLDAYDPRLPGTGMFDLKTRAVASIRMDAKNFEHGLGYEIRKAHGTYESYEREYYDMIRAALLKYSLQVRIGRMDGIFVAFHNIERIFGFQYLSLPELDMALHGQYDTTLGDREFLLSLQLWNKVLNKVTARFPKQSLRFHFETRDSTAGPPYMYIFAEPVTDEEIHAIQTKNQAEIDAYQRRVLDLPGRADEDDDTTTTTNDTEDIPAYFESSSPADDLAEDTATTKSETSQDEAETTPSKEIMGFALTVRNIVDGEYVDRPIQFQSPNKWSVDYELNHLDSNKCWKLYNACQERRRKALSGRGEDETDVAANTYIRRLREYAKKGRKYRKEQNKLDEQEKLVVLRD